One genomic window of Deinococcus reticulitermitis includes the following:
- a CDS encoding NAD(P)H-dependent flavin oxidoreductase, translating to MPSLAAHLNLTRPLVLAPMAGGVSTPALVAAVSETGGLGSFGAAYLSPAQVREVSAEIRALTSRPFALNLFAPQAVQAVSPAEVEAAQAELAALHAELGLPAPTLPTQLQEDFGAQFAAVLEVAPAALSFAFGRLGRAELAELRARGVLGVGTATGVDEARELADDGVDALVVQGGAAGGHRGGWARDELADTLALTRAVCQATDLPVIAAGGLMTREDVCAALAAGASLAQCGSAFLLSDEAGTSPPYRAALRAGGETVLTRAFSGRLARGLANRMTREVTRPLPYPQQNALTRPLRTAAAQAGRADFLSLWAGTGHAQARAASAAQIVDALTP from the coding sequence GTGCCGTCCCTCGCCGCTCACCTCAACCTCACCCGCCCGCTCGTCCTCGCCCCGATGGCGGGCGGCGTCAGCACCCCCGCGCTCGTCGCCGCCGTCTCGGAGACGGGAGGGCTAGGCAGCTTCGGCGCGGCGTACCTCTCGCCCGCGCAGGTGCGGGAGGTGAGCGCCGAGATTCGCGCGCTCACCTCCCGGCCCTTCGCCCTGAACCTCTTCGCGCCGCAGGCGGTGCAGGCGGTGTCGCCGGCAGAGGTCGAGGCGGCGCAGGCCGAACTCGCGGCGTTGCACGCCGAGCTGGGCCTCCCGGCGCCCACCCTGCCCACGCAGTTGCAGGAGGACTTCGGCGCTCAGTTTGCAGCGGTGCTCGAGGTCGCCCCCGCCGCGCTGAGCTTTGCCTTCGGACGGTTAGGCCGCGCCGAACTCGCCGAGTTGCGCGCACGCGGCGTCCTCGGTGTCGGGACAGCAACAGGTGTGGACGAGGCCCGTGAACTGGCCGACGACGGCGTGGACGCTCTGGTCGTGCAGGGCGGCGCAGCGGGCGGGCACCGGGGCGGCTGGGCACGTGACGAACTTGCCGACACGCTCGCGCTGACCCGGGCCGTCTGTCAGGCCACCGACCTCCCTGTCATTGCTGCGGGCGGCCTGATGACGCGGGAGGACGTGTGCGCGGCGCTGGCCGCAGGAGCGAGCCTCGCCCAGTGTGGCAGCGCCTTTCTGCTCTCCGACGAGGCCGGTACCTCCCCTCCCTACCGCGCGGCGCTCCGGGCGGGCGGCGAGACCGTCCTGACCCGCGCCTTCAGCGGCCGGCTTGCCCGTGGCCTCGCCAACCGGATGACGCGCGAGGTGACGCGCCCTCTGCCTTACCCTCAGCAGAATGCCCTGACCCGCCCGCTCCGAACGGCGGCGGCCCAGGCTGGTCGGGCCGACTTCCTCAGCCTCTGGGCCGGTACCGGTCACGCCCAGGCCCGCGCGGCGAGCGCCGCACAGATCGTGGACGCACTGACCCCTTGA
- a CDS encoding ACT domain-containing protein, which produces MPLTLHVLPGEYAVCRLDPQEAPPAWAWAGPLSSVTRTLAELSVVCAAQNVPPEVEAQRGWAALELQGPFAFTLTGILASVLVPLQGAGIGIFALSTFDTDYVLVPESQVRKAAEALRAAGHTVVD; this is translated from the coding sequence ATGCCCCTGACCCTGCATGTCCTTCCCGGCGAGTACGCCGTCTGCCGCCTTGATCCGCAGGAAGCGCCCCCCGCCTGGGCCTGGGCAGGACCGCTCTCCAGCGTGACGCGCACCCTGGCCGAGCTGTCGGTGGTCTGCGCGGCACAGAACGTGCCGCCGGAGGTCGAGGCGCAGCGCGGGTGGGCGGCATTGGAGTTGCAGGGGCCGTTCGCCTTTACCCTCACCGGCATCCTGGCGAGCGTCCTGGTGCCGCTGCAAGGTGCGGGAATCGGCATCTTCGCGCTGTCCACCTTCGATACCGACTACGTGCTCGTGCCGGAGTCGCAGGTCAGGAAAGCTGCCGAGGCCCTGCGCGCGGCGGGGCATACCGTGGTGGATTGA
- a CDS encoding M50 family metallopeptidase — MNVVQSIGAALTPQGLIWTVILFGIAVFLHELAHYALARAQGVSVRSFSIGMGPVLLKRQWKGTEWRVSALPLGGYVEIDGMAPEDDGQGRARQPTRGFAALPAWGKVAVLLAGPLMNLVLGIGLMTASFSAQGIPALDRARIEDVQAGSRAQTLGLQAGDVIVAIDGRDLPETRVVGGREAPGYEGVRDALAQPGPHTFTVERSGTPRDVRFDWQPSVGGERQRLGIRYGPDVQPAGIGTALSTALSTTAQAGPQVLRSFAALFGQFFTFDLSPDENVSGPIGTAEIVSRAAELGPWALVQIATLLNLSLAFFNLLPIPGLDGGRILLVLVGALRGRPLSFAQEQAINFAGFAFLMTLIAFVWLRDVARFF; from the coding sequence GTGAACGTCGTGCAGAGCATCGGGGCCGCGCTGACGCCGCAGGGCCTGATCTGGACGGTGATCCTGTTCGGGATCGCGGTGTTCCTGCATGAACTCGCCCACTACGCCCTGGCACGGGCTCAGGGTGTCTCGGTGCGGTCGTTTTCGATCGGCATGGGGCCGGTGCTGCTCAAGCGGCAGTGGAAAGGCACCGAGTGGCGCGTCTCGGCGCTGCCCCTCGGCGGGTACGTCGAGATCGACGGGATGGCACCAGAGGACGATGGGCAGGGCCGAGCGCGGCAGCCGACGCGGGGCTTCGCGGCGCTGCCGGCCTGGGGCAAGGTGGCGGTGCTGCTCGCCGGGCCGCTGATGAACCTCGTGCTCGGCATCGGGCTGATGACGGCGAGTTTCAGCGCGCAGGGCATCCCGGCGCTCGACCGCGCAAGGATCGAGGACGTGCAGGCGGGGTCGCGGGCGCAGACGCTCGGTCTCCAAGCCGGCGACGTGATCGTGGCGATTGATGGGCGGGACCTGCCCGAGACCCGGGTGGTGGGGGGACGCGAGGCCCCCGGCTACGAGGGGGTACGGGACGCGCTCGCGCAGCCGGGGCCGCACACCTTCACAGTCGAGCGCTCGGGCACGCCGCGCGACGTGCGCTTCGACTGGCAACCGTCGGTGGGCGGCGAACGGCAACGGCTCGGCATCCGCTACGGTCCCGACGTGCAGCCGGCGGGGATCGGCACCGCCCTGAGCACCGCCCTGAGCACCACCGCGCAGGCCGGGCCGCAGGTGCTGCGCTCCTTCGCGGCCCTGTTTGGGCAGTTCTTTACCTTCGACCTCTCGCCCGACGAGAACGTGAGCGGCCCCATCGGCACCGCCGAGATCGTGAGCCGCGCCGCCGAACTCGGGCCCTGGGCGCTCGTGCAGATCGCCACGCTGCTCAACCTGTCGCTCGCGTTTTTCAACCTGCTCCCGATTCCCGGGCTCGACGGCGGGCGCATTCTGCTCGTGCTCGTCGGCGCGCTGCGGGGCCGGCCGCTCTCCTTCGCGCAGGAACAGGCGATCAATTTTGCGGGCTTCGCCTTCCTGATGACCCTGATCGCCTTCGTCTGGCTGCGCGACGTCGCTCGTTTCTTCTGA
- the dxr gene encoding 1-deoxy-D-xylulose-5-phosphate reductoisomerase: MRRVRLTVLGSTGSIGTQTLDIARARGYTVGALAAGRNLDALAGQVREFRPALVSVEASVLEEARARLGGLGARVIADASEAAVAEADVVVGAMSGLIGLAPTRAALEAGQALALATKEAMVTAAHLMWEAAEKGGGRVVPVDSEHTGVYQCLVGEEMADVAEVILTASGGPFRDGPADLSGVTPEQALRHPSWSMGPKVTVDSATLMNKGLEVMECASLYGLPLSQVGVVVHPQSVVHAAVRLRDGSLKAQFGPPDMRLPIAYAIDAAPTGMRRAGDVRGARRGAEVAGHLGWPLRGGWEFREPDLSRFPCLALAYRAGEAGGLLPVALNAADEVAVEAFLAGQLSFTGIPELIGRVLDETPGGALSWDALRDTDAWARGRARELLTARGGMRA; this comes from the coding sequence ATGCGGCGCGTGAGACTTACCGTTCTGGGCAGCACCGGCAGCATCGGCACCCAAACCTTAGACATCGCCCGCGCGCGGGGGTACACGGTCGGGGCGCTGGCCGCCGGGCGCAATCTGGACGCGCTCGCCGGGCAGGTCCGTGAGTTTCGCCCGGCGTTGGTGAGCGTGGAGGCCAGCGTGCTGGAGGAGGCGCGCGCGCGGCTCGGGGGCCTGGGCGCGCGGGTGATCGCCGACGCCAGCGAGGCCGCCGTGGCCGAGGCCGACGTGGTGGTGGGCGCAATGAGCGGCCTGATCGGGCTCGCCCCCACCCGCGCGGCGCTGGAGGCGGGGCAGGCGCTGGCGCTCGCGACCAAGGAAGCGATGGTCACGGCGGCGCACCTGATGTGGGAAGCGGCGGAGAAGGGCGGCGGGCGGGTGGTGCCGGTCGACTCCGAGCACACCGGGGTCTATCAGTGTCTGGTGGGAGAGGAGATGGCCGACGTGGCGGAGGTGATCCTGACCGCCTCGGGCGGCCCCTTCCGCGACGGCCCGGCCGACCTGAGCGGCGTGACGCCCGAGCAGGCGTTGCGGCACCCCTCGTGGAGCATGGGGCCGAAGGTCACGGTGGACTCGGCCACGCTGATGAACAAGGGGCTGGAGGTGATGGAGTGTGCCTCGCTCTACGGGCTACCGCTGTCGCAAGTCGGCGTGGTGGTGCACCCGCAGAGCGTCGTGCATGCGGCGGTGCGGCTGCGCGACGGCAGCCTGAAAGCGCAGTTCGGGCCGCCCGACATGCGGCTGCCGATCGCCTACGCCATCGACGCGGCGCCCACGGGAATGCGGCGGGCCGGCGACGTGCGCGGGGCGCGGCGCGGCGCCGAGGTGGCCGGTCACCTCGGCTGGCCGCTGCGGGGGGGCTGGGAGTTCCGCGAGCCGGACCTTTCCCGCTTTCCCTGCCTGGCGCTCGCTTACCGCGCGGGGGAAGCGGGCGGGCTGCTGCCGGTGGCCCTGAACGCCGCCGACGAGGTGGCGGTGGAGGCGTTTCTGGCCGGTCAACTCAGCTTCACGGGGATTCCTGAGCTGATCGGGCGCGTGCTCGACGAAACGCCGGGCGGCGCCCTGAGCTGGGACGCGCTGCGGGACACCGACGCCTGGGCGCGGGGGCGGGCGCGGGAACTGCTCACGGCGCGCGGGGGGATGCGGGCGTGA
- a CDS encoding tetratricopeptide repeat-containing diguanylate cyclase, whose translation MTDQATSERGAGTPPAALDTQLALADRMMVVDPRKAVQVAQDVVAQAQRLGDEIRVGQGYLKLGGALFFQSQLGEAREAFDQALVIARAQGNQILEARALNGLGNVVSYQGDSARALEYFLHSSRVAQEAGDELGRVRVLNNIAAVWSELGEHSSALDAHQEVVTVAEQLGDESLRDSARLNVMVDHSNLGHPERALELAAELVPVLQGADVLQHLVVAQAYRAHNLWKTNQFEAAQRTVLETLPVAEDIGEQAHRCFMLSTLALTYQVHGLGAQALPIAELCLNVARTHSLPSQERDALKLLADIRETLGDWRGALSDLRAYHRLERLIHAEDVDRKTRFLTAQFELEALRREAEQERRRTRQLLEDHTALREDHALLSHLASHDPLTGLANRAFFRGRVEEALKLAGDHPVGLLFLDLDGFKKVNDTLGHDAGDDLLRQMGPRLRPQLRREDLLARPGGDEFTVLLSSLGAPGDAYQVASKLLGAVSRPFTVLGQDVSVGASIGVAVAPQDGLSFTELNQRADEAMYRVKRRGRGGVQCASGN comes from the coding sequence ATGACGGATCAAGCCACGAGCGAACGGGGAGCGGGCACGCCTCCAGCGGCTCTGGACACGCAGCTTGCTCTGGCAGACAGAATGATGGTGGTCGATCCCAGAAAAGCCGTGCAGGTGGCGCAAGACGTTGTGGCGCAGGCGCAGAGGCTGGGGGACGAGATTCGCGTCGGCCAGGGATACCTGAAGCTGGGAGGTGCCCTTTTTTTCCAGTCGCAGCTTGGCGAAGCGCGGGAAGCTTTTGACCAGGCCCTCGTGATCGCCCGCGCCCAGGGAAATCAGATCCTCGAGGCACGCGCCCTGAACGGACTGGGCAACGTCGTCAGCTACCAGGGCGACTCCGCGAGAGCGCTCGAATATTTCCTGCACAGTTCGCGCGTGGCCCAGGAGGCGGGGGATGAACTCGGACGCGTGCGGGTGCTGAACAACATTGCGGCCGTCTGGTCAGAACTCGGAGAGCACAGCAGCGCCTTGGACGCCCATCAGGAGGTCGTGACGGTGGCCGAGCAGCTCGGGGACGAGTCACTGCGCGACTCGGCGCGGCTGAACGTGATGGTGGACCACTCCAACCTCGGCCACCCCGAACGTGCCCTGGAGCTGGCCGCTGAGCTGGTGCCGGTGCTGCAGGGCGCCGACGTGCTTCAACATCTGGTCGTGGCCCAGGCGTACCGGGCCCATAACCTCTGGAAGACAAATCAATTTGAAGCGGCGCAGCGCACTGTGTTGGAGACGCTGCCTGTCGCCGAGGACATCGGGGAGCAGGCGCACCGCTGTTTCATGCTGAGCACCCTCGCGCTGACCTATCAGGTCCATGGCCTGGGCGCCCAGGCCCTGCCCATCGCGGAGCTGTGTCTGAACGTGGCGCGGACGCACAGCCTCCCCAGTCAGGAACGTGACGCGCTGAAGTTACTTGCGGACATCCGGGAAACGCTGGGAGACTGGCGCGGCGCGCTGAGCGATCTGCGGGCCTATCACCGCCTCGAACGCCTGATCCATGCTGAGGACGTGGACCGCAAGACCCGCTTTCTGACGGCGCAGTTCGAACTCGAAGCCCTGCGGCGCGAGGCCGAGCAGGAACGCCGGCGCACCCGCCAGCTGCTCGAGGACCATACCGCCCTGCGCGAGGACCACGCGCTGCTGAGCCACCTGGCCTCGCACGACCCGCTGACCGGGCTGGCCAACCGCGCCTTTTTCCGCGGGCGGGTAGAAGAGGCGCTGAAACTGGCCGGGGACCACCCGGTGGGCCTGCTCTTTCTCGATCTCGACGGGTTCAAGAAGGTCAACGACACGCTGGGTCATGACGCGGGTGATGACCTGTTGCGGCAGATGGGCCCGCGCTTGCGGCCTCAGCTCAGGCGCGAAGACCTGCTGGCCCGGCCCGGCGGTGACGAGTTCACGGTCCTGCTCTCCTCGCTTGGGGCACCAGGCGACGCGTATCAGGTCGCCTCGAAACTCCTGGGCGCCGTGAGTAGGCCCTTTACCGTGCTGGGTCAGGACGTGAGCGTCGGGGCGTCTATCGGGGTCGCCGTGGCGCCGCAGGACGGATTGAGCTTCACGGAGCTCAATCAACGCGCCGATGAAGCCATGTACCGCGTCAAACGGCGTGGGCGGGGCGGCGTTCAGTGCGCCAGCGGGAACTGA
- the ileS gene encoding isoleucine--tRNA ligase codes for MTHSTRTSPAQTSSTASPLFSPVPSQANFPQLEAEILAKWKAEKVFEETQRRPADKEYVFYEGPPTANGKPAIHHVLARSFKDLFPRFKVMQGHHVTRKGGWDTHGLPVEISVEKKLGWLGRNHGTSREEVEEFTRLCRASVWETIQDWNAFTERLGYWVDLENPYVTYENEYVESVWNLLKRLHEKGLVAQDYKVVPLSPRISSTLSRAELGEVDSYRLVDDPSVYVRFPVLQDRLPERAAQALAGLSPEDREGLALVVWTTTPWTLPSNTLAAVNPALSYVVARSGGGPVIVAEDAAERLSALRGDAPLTVLARLTGADLEWVEYEPPFPEVATELGAVGELHERRSDGRPVMHFVVLADFVSAADGSGVAHEAPAYGAEDLEVARQYDVPLMFGVDDHGILQVTGERGKFFKDADKGLIADLKARGRMFWAGTLKHRYPFHDRTGDPILYFAKKGWYVRTHRMAQRMLEENQKINWVPASIKNGRFGNWLEGNVDWAISRERYWGTPLPFWLSEDGDLRVVGSVAELSELTGRDLSTLDLHRPYIDDVTFELGGKTYRRVPEVLDVWFDSGSMPYAQWGLLLNDEGEAVRGGEAFARHYPADFICEAIDQTRGWFYSLHAISTLLYGQPAYKNVVCLGHIVDEKGAKMSKSKGNVVEPLPVFDRYGADSVRWYMFMASDPGDQKRFSERLVAEAQRSYVNTLWNVYSFFVLYANLDRPDLDAAPPVGERPEMDRWLLARLEETVQGVTAALEGYDARGGGRALERFVDDLSNWYVRRSRARFWGGGGEVDTAAYATLHEALLTVSQLTAPFTPFLADAMYRNLAHSDSSVHLTRWPEVRAERLDAGLTADMAAVTKVVELGRAVRGAHNLKTRQPLAEVRVRAASAQALAALERSQDQLLEELNVKAVTFLSGETDLVEYSLRPNLPVVGRAYGKQLPVLKKALAEADAAAVARAVQAGQGFTVEADGVTFDLSPESVLVDAKAPEGVAAAEDAGYLVAFDTALTPGLRREGLARDLVRGLQEARKAAGFEVQDRIALALDLEGEVLEAAQAWRDFIAAEVLAVQLNFGPPEPGAGFLTEIEGGRAVLRRVEGAPV; via the coding sequence ATGACCCATTCGACCCGGACTTCTCCCGCCCAGACGTCATCCACCGCGTCTCCTCTCTTTAGCCCGGTGCCTTCACAGGCCAATTTTCCGCAGCTCGAAGCCGAGATCCTCGCCAAATGGAAGGCCGAGAAGGTGTTCGAGGAAACGCAGCGCCGCCCCGCCGACAAGGAGTACGTGTTCTACGAGGGGCCGCCGACCGCCAACGGCAAGCCGGCGATCCACCACGTGCTCGCGCGGTCGTTCAAGGACCTCTTTCCGCGCTTCAAGGTGATGCAGGGCCACCACGTGACGCGCAAGGGCGGCTGGGACACCCACGGCCTGCCGGTCGAGATCAGCGTGGAGAAGAAACTGGGCTGGCTGGGGCGCAACCACGGCACGAGCCGCGAGGAGGTCGAGGAATTCACCCGGCTGTGCCGCGCGTCGGTGTGGGAGACGATCCAGGACTGGAACGCTTTTACCGAGCGCCTGGGCTACTGGGTGGACCTGGAGAACCCCTACGTCACCTACGAGAACGAGTACGTCGAGTCGGTGTGGAACCTGCTCAAGCGGCTGCACGAGAAGGGCTTAGTCGCGCAGGACTACAAGGTGGTGCCTCTGAGTCCGCGCATCTCCTCGACGCTCTCGCGCGCCGAACTCGGTGAGGTGGACTCGTACCGGCTGGTGGACGACCCCAGCGTGTACGTGCGTTTCCCCGTCCTGCAAGACCGGCTGCCGGAGCGCGCGGCGCAGGCCCTCGCCGGCCTGAGCCCGGAGGACCGCGAGGGGCTCGCCCTCGTGGTGTGGACAACGACCCCCTGGACACTGCCGAGCAACACGCTCGCGGCGGTGAATCCCGCGCTGAGCTACGTGGTGGCGCGCAGTGGGGGCGGACCGGTGATCGTGGCCGAGGACGCCGCCGAGCGCCTGAGCGCCCTGCGGGGGGACGCGCCGCTGACGGTGCTCGCGCGGCTGACGGGGGCGGACCTCGAATGGGTGGAGTACGAGCCGCCCTTCCCCGAGGTGGCGACCGAACTCGGGGCGGTGGGTGAGCTGCACGAGCGGCGCTCGGACGGCAGGCCGGTGATGCACTTCGTGGTGCTCGCGGATTTTGTGAGCGCTGCCGACGGCTCGGGCGTGGCGCACGAGGCCCCGGCCTACGGCGCCGAGGACCTGGAAGTGGCCCGCCAGTACGACGTGCCGCTGATGTTCGGGGTGGATGACCACGGCATCCTGCAGGTCACGGGGGAGCGCGGCAAGTTCTTCAAGGACGCCGACAAGGGCCTGATCGCGGACCTCAAGGCACGTGGGCGGATGTTCTGGGCCGGGACCTTGAAACACCGCTATCCCTTCCACGACCGCACCGGCGACCCGATCCTGTATTTCGCGAAGAAAGGCTGGTATGTCCGCACGCACCGCATGGCGCAGCGGATGCTCGAGGAAAATCAGAAAATCAACTGGGTGCCCGCCAGCATCAAGAACGGAAGATTCGGCAACTGGCTTGAGGGCAACGTGGACTGGGCGATCAGCCGCGAGCGTTACTGGGGCACGCCGCTGCCCTTCTGGCTCTCCGAGGACGGCGACCTGCGGGTGGTGGGCAGCGTGGCCGAGCTCTCGGAGCTGACCGGGCGCGACCTCTCGACCCTCGACCTGCACCGCCCGTACATCGACGACGTGACCTTCGAGCTCGGCGGCAAGACGTACCGCCGGGTGCCGGAGGTGCTCGACGTGTGGTTCGACTCGGGCTCGATGCCCTACGCGCAGTGGGGGCTGCTGCTGAACGACGAGGGCGAGGCCGTGCGTGGGGGCGAGGCGTTCGCACGGCATTACCCCGCCGACTTCATCTGCGAGGCGATCGACCAGACGCGCGGGTGGTTCTACTCGCTGCACGCGATCTCGACGCTGCTCTACGGGCAGCCGGCGTACAAGAACGTGGTGTGCCTGGGGCACATCGTGGACGAGAAGGGCGCCAAGATGTCCAAGTCCAAGGGCAACGTGGTGGAGCCCTTGCCGGTCTTCGACCGCTACGGCGCCGACTCGGTGCGCTGGTACATGTTCATGGCCTCGGACCCCGGTGACCAGAAGCGCTTCTCCGAGCGCCTGGTGGCCGAGGCGCAGCGCTCGTACGTCAACACGCTGTGGAACGTCTACTCGTTTTTCGTGCTCTACGCCAACCTCGACCGGCCCGACCTGGACGCGGCGCCGCCCGTGGGTGAGCGCCCCGAGATGGACCGCTGGCTGCTCGCGCGGCTCGAGGAGACGGTGCAAGGCGTGACAGCGGCGCTGGAGGGCTACGACGCACGCGGCGGAGGGCGGGCGCTCGAGCGCTTCGTGGACGACCTGAGCAACTGGTATGTCCGGCGCAGTCGCGCGCGCTTCTGGGGTGGGGGCGGGGAGGTGGACACCGCCGCTTACGCGACGCTGCATGAGGCGCTGCTCACCGTCTCGCAGCTCACGGCGCCATTTACGCCCTTTCTCGCCGACGCGATGTACCGCAACCTCGCGCACTCGGACTCCTCGGTGCACCTGACGCGCTGGCCGGAGGTGCGAGCTGAACGGCTCGACGCGGGCCTGACCGCCGACATGGCGGCCGTGACGAAGGTGGTCGAACTCGGGCGCGCAGTGCGTGGAGCGCACAACCTCAAGACCCGGCAGCCGCTCGCCGAGGTGCGGGTGCGCGCGGCGTCGGCCCAGGCCCTCGCGGCGCTGGAGCGCTCGCAGGATCAGCTGCTGGAGGAACTGAACGTCAAGGCGGTGACCTTTCTCAGCGGCGAGACGGACCTCGTGGAGTACAGCCTGCGTCCGAACCTGCCGGTGGTGGGCCGGGCCTACGGGAAACAGTTGCCGGTGCTGAAAAAGGCGCTCGCAGAAGCGGACGCCGCCGCCGTCGCGCGGGCGGTGCAGGCCGGGCAGGGCTTCACGGTGGAGGCGGACGGCGTGACCTTTGACCTCTCGCCCGAGAGCGTGCTCGTGGACGCCAAGGCCCCGGAGGGCGTGGCCGCCGCCGAGGACGCCGGGTACCTCGTCGCCTTCGACACGGCGCTCACGCCGGGGCTGCGGCGCGAAGGGCTCGCCCGTGACCTCGTGCGCGGCCTTCAGGAGGCGCGCAAGGCGGCGGGCTTCGAGGTGCAAGACCGCATCGCGCTGGCGCTCGACTTGGAAGGCGAGGTGCTGGAAGCGGCGCAGGCGTGGCGCGACTTCATTGCCGCCGAAGTGCTCGCCGTGCAGCTGAATTTCGGACCGCCGGAGCCAGGCGCCGGGTTCCTCACCGAGATTGAGGGCGGGCGGGCCGTGCTGCGGCGGGTGGAGGGCGCGCCGGTCTGA
- the fsa gene encoding fructose-6-phosphate aldolase, whose product MEFFIDSAIVDEIREINAWGVLAGVTTNPSLIVSSGRDFREVVQEIAALVGGAISAEVTALDAEGMIKEGREVAGWSEHVVVKLPLTPAGLQACRTLTGEGIKTNVTLCFSVPQALLAARAGATYISPFAGRVDDIGWDGMELIRQIKEAYVMGDISTKVLAASIRHPQHVVQSALAGADVATIPYKVFVQMVSHPLTQAGLDGFMKDWAKRQGAASAATPPSEAGPPLPGSR is encoded by the coding sequence ATGGAATTTTTCATCGATAGCGCCATCGTGGACGAGATCCGCGAAATCAACGCCTGGGGCGTCCTTGCCGGCGTCACCACCAACCCCAGCCTGATCGTCTCGTCGGGACGCGACTTCCGGGAGGTCGTGCAGGAGATCGCCGCGCTCGTCGGCGGGGCCATCAGCGCCGAGGTCACCGCCCTGGACGCAGAGGGCATGATCAAAGAAGGCCGGGAGGTTGCGGGCTGGAGCGAGCACGTCGTCGTCAAGCTGCCGCTCACCCCCGCAGGCCTGCAGGCCTGCCGCACCCTCACGGGCGAGGGCATCAAGACCAACGTGACGCTGTGCTTCAGCGTGCCCCAGGCGCTGCTCGCCGCCCGGGCCGGGGCGACCTATATCTCTCCCTTCGCTGGGCGGGTCGACGACATCGGCTGGGACGGCATGGAGCTGATCCGGCAGATCAAGGAAGCCTACGTGATGGGCGACATTTCTACCAAGGTGCTCGCCGCCTCGATTCGCCACCCCCAGCACGTCGTACAGTCGGCGCTCGCGGGAGCGGACGTCGCCACCATTCCCTACAAAGTCTTTGTCCAGATGGTCAGCCACCCCCTGACCCAGGCTGGCCTCGACGGCTTCATGAAGGACTGGGCGAAGCGTCAAGGCGCCGCCAGCGCCGCGACCCCGCCCAGCGAGGCCGGACCCCCCCTGCCAGGAAGCCGCTGA
- the rho gene encoding transcription termination factor Rho, whose product MTDASIQPIQALPFHELQDKILPELHLLAADLGIENYRKLKKDALAFAIMEKQADAEGQSLARGYLDIGADGYGFLQADLLDTASRTVLVTAGIIKQYHLRTGDEVIGRARRPRENERYGSLVRVEAVNGLDPEAARRRPRFDDLTPTFPDAQLVLEDPGTDDGLSLRVVDLLVPIGRGQRALIVAPPKAGKTTLLKKIANSITKNYPDVTVMVLLVDERPEEVTDFRESVQGAQVIASTFDEPPQHHVRVAEFVHERARRIVEEGGHVVILLDSITRLARANNLVTPPTGRTLSGGLDSNALHWPKRFLGAARNIREGGSLTILATALVETGSRMDDVIFEEFKGTGNAELVLSRRLEERRIFPALDILKSGTRREELLLQPEVLKKMWLLRKVISDMDPADAMEMLLGRMGKTRNNVEFLTSLAG is encoded by the coding sequence GTGACAGACGCATCCATCCAGCCCATCCAGGCGCTGCCCTTCCACGAACTCCAGGACAAGATCCTCCCGGAGCTCCACCTGCTCGCGGCCGACCTCGGGATCGAGAACTACCGCAAGCTCAAGAAAGACGCCCTCGCTTTCGCGATCATGGAAAAGCAGGCCGACGCCGAGGGCCAGAGCCTCGCGCGCGGTTACCTCGACATCGGGGCCGACGGCTACGGCTTCTTGCAAGCCGACCTGCTCGACACCGCCTCGCGCACCGTGCTCGTCACGGCCGGCATCATCAAGCAGTACCACCTGCGCACCGGCGACGAGGTGATCGGGCGCGCGCGCCGGCCACGCGAGAACGAGCGTTACGGCTCGCTCGTGCGCGTCGAGGCGGTCAACGGCCTCGACCCCGAGGCGGCCCGGCGCCGCCCGCGCTTCGACGACCTCACCCCGACCTTTCCCGACGCCCAGCTCGTCCTCGAGGATCCCGGCACCGACGACGGCCTCAGCCTGCGGGTCGTCGACCTCCTCGTGCCGATCGGCCGTGGGCAGCGCGCCCTCATCGTCGCCCCGCCCAAAGCCGGGAAAACCACCCTGCTGAAAAAGATTGCCAACTCGATCACCAAGAATTATCCGGACGTCACGGTGATGGTCCTGCTTGTCGACGAGCGCCCCGAGGAAGTGACCGACTTCCGTGAGAGCGTGCAGGGCGCGCAGGTCATCGCCTCGACCTTCGACGAGCCGCCGCAGCACCACGTCCGGGTGGCCGAGTTCGTTCACGAACGCGCCCGGCGCATCGTGGAGGAAGGCGGCCACGTCGTGATCCTGCTCGACTCGATCACCCGCCTCGCCCGTGCCAACAACCTCGTGACCCCGCCCACCGGCCGCACCCTCTCGGGCGGCCTGGACTCCAACGCCCTGCACTGGCCCAAGCGATTCCTGGGCGCGGCGCGCAACATCCGCGAAGGCGGCTCCTTGACCATCCTCGCCACCGCCCTCGTCGAGACCGGCTCGCGCATGGACGACGTGATCTTCGAGGAATTCAAGGGGACCGGCAACGCCGAACTCGTGCTCTCGCGCCGCCTGGAAGAGCGCCGCATCTTCCCGGCCCTCGACATCCTCAAATCCGGCACCCGCCGTGAAGAACTGCTGCTTCAGCCTGAAGTGCTGAAAAAGATGTGGCTGCTGCGTAAGGTGATCAGCGACATGGACCCCGCCGACGCGATGGAAATGCTCCTCGGTCGCATGGGCAAGACCCGCAACAACGTCGAATTCCTGACCTCCCTCGCTGGCTGA